One Nocardioides aromaticivorans genomic window carries:
- a CDS encoding GNAT family N-acetyltransferase encodes MTGLPTFRAATTDDVDAIVALVESAYRGDASRVGWTTEADLLDGQRTDPDAVRGSIAAPDSVVVLAEHPGAGRGALAACCHVQRRGARCYFGMFAVDPARQGGGIGGQVMAYAEELARTRWGCSVMEMTVIRQRTDLIAFYERRGYTDTGRRSPFPYGDERFGVPRRDDLEFTLLEKGL; translated from the coding sequence ATGACCGGGCTCCCCACGTTCCGCGCCGCCACCACCGACGACGTCGACGCGATCGTGGCGCTGGTCGAGTCCGCCTACCGCGGCGATGCCAGCCGGGTCGGCTGGACCACCGAGGCCGACCTCCTCGACGGCCAGCGGACCGACCCGGACGCCGTCCGCGGCTCGATCGCGGCCCCCGACAGCGTGGTGGTGCTCGCCGAGCACCCTGGAGCTGGCCGAGGCGCACTGGCGGCCTGCTGCCACGTGCAGCGCCGCGGGGCGCGCTGCTACTTCGGCATGTTCGCCGTCGACCCGGCCCGCCAGGGCGGCGGGATCGGCGGGCAGGTGATGGCGTACGCCGAGGAGCTGGCCCGCACCCGCTGGGGGTGCAGCGTCATGGAGATGACCGTGATCCGCCAGCGCACCGACCTGATCGCGTTCTACGAGCGGCGCGGCTACACCGACACCGGCCGCCGCTCCCCCTTCCCGTACGGCGACGAGCGGTTCGGTGTCCCCCGCCGCGACGACCTCGAGTTCACCCTGCTAGAGAAGGGGCTCTGA
- a CDS encoding FAD-dependent monooxygenase translates to MTEINVLVSGASIAGPALAHWLHRRGANVTVVEQAPGLRPGGQAVDARGVAKEVIRRMGLDATVRAACTNTQGAYSVDADGNVLETFRAEDDGGDGYVSEIEILRGDLAQILYDDTSPHAEYLFGDRIAGLTQDEDGVDVVLASGVRRRFELVIGADGLHSALREMVFGPREEFVRHLGLVLAFFTVPNEFGLDGWMYDHQEAGRWAGLRPVPDPSRAIAMLSFPAADFAIDHRDVAAQKQLLREQMTGFGWETPRILAHVDDSPDFYLDQVAQVVMDDWSRGRVGLLGDAAFSASPMSGAGTGLALVGAYLLAGELAAAGWDAEAGFAAYRERMRDYVDANQEIGRMHVDMLTGSGPAPEDLDMEAMTALVERAVNGPELPEYP, encoded by the coding sequence ATGACTGAGATCAACGTGCTGGTGTCGGGCGCGAGCATCGCGGGCCCGGCGCTGGCCCACTGGCTGCACCGCCGGGGCGCGAACGTGACCGTGGTGGAGCAGGCGCCGGGGCTGCGGCCGGGCGGACAGGCGGTGGACGCGCGCGGCGTGGCCAAGGAGGTCATCCGCCGGATGGGCCTCGACGCGACCGTGCGGGCGGCGTGCACGAACACGCAGGGCGCGTACTCGGTCGACGCCGACGGCAACGTGCTGGAGACCTTCCGCGCCGAGGACGACGGCGGCGACGGCTACGTGTCCGAGATCGAGATCCTGCGCGGCGACCTCGCGCAGATCCTGTACGACGACACGAGCCCGCACGCCGAGTACCTCTTCGGCGACCGCATCGCCGGGCTCACCCAGGACGAGGACGGCGTCGACGTCGTCCTCGCCAGCGGCGTCCGGCGTCGCTTCGAGCTCGTGATCGGCGCCGACGGCCTGCACTCGGCGCTGCGCGAGATGGTGTTCGGGCCGCGGGAGGAGTTCGTCCGCCACCTCGGGCTGGTGTTGGCTTTCTTCACGGTGCCGAACGAGTTCGGGCTCGACGGCTGGATGTACGACCACCAGGAGGCCGGGCGGTGGGCCGGCCTGCGTCCCGTCCCCGACCCGTCCAGGGCGATCGCGATGCTGTCCTTCCCGGCCGCCGACTTCGCGATCGACCACCGCGACGTCGCGGCCCAGAAGCAGCTCCTGCGCGAGCAGATGACCGGCTTCGGTTGGGAGACGCCGCGCATCCTCGCCCACGTCGACGACTCCCCGGACTTCTACCTCGACCAGGTCGCCCAGGTCGTGATGGACGACTGGTCGCGCGGCCGCGTCGGCCTGCTGGGCGACGCCGCCTTCAGCGCGTCGCCCATGTCCGGCGCGGGCACCGGGCTCGCGCTGGTCGGCGCCTACCTCCTCGCCGGCGAGCTGGCCGCCGCGGGTTGGGACGCCGAGGCCGGGTTCGCGGCCTACCGGGAGCGGATGCGTGACTACGTCGACGCCAACCAGGAGATCGGCCGGATGCACGTGGACATGCTCACCGGCTCCGGCCCCGCTCCGGAGGACCTCGACATGGAGGCGATGACCGCCTTGGTCGAGCGCGCCGTCAACGGGCCCGAGCTCCCGGAGTATCCCTAG
- a CDS encoding VOC family protein, protein MFQLQQFDHVGITVSDLDAATAFFTSLGLEVEGRTFVEGEFLDTVSGIPDSRVEVVMLRPVGGGTAIELAAYVRPEHTAGSPAAMANELGLRNVCFEVSGLRELVARLAEDGYGLVGGIGEYEGSWLMAYVRGPDGIVVAVAERVQQTGDR, encoded by the coding sequence ATGTTCCAGCTCCAGCAGTTCGACCACGTCGGCATCACCGTCAGCGACCTCGACGCCGCGACGGCCTTCTTCACCAGCCTCGGACTGGAGGTCGAGGGCCGCACGTTCGTGGAGGGCGAGTTCCTCGACACCGTGAGCGGCATCCCGGACTCGCGGGTGGAGGTGGTGATGCTGCGGCCCGTCGGCGGCGGGACGGCGATCGAGCTGGCGGCGTACGTCCGACCGGAGCACACCGCGGGCTCCCCCGCCGCGATGGCGAACGAGCTCGGGCTGCGCAACGTGTGCTTCGAGGTCAGTGGCCTCCGGGAGCTGGTCGCGAGGCTCGCGGAGGACGGGTACGGGCTGGTCGGCGGGATCGGTGAGTACGAGGGCAGCTGGCTGATGGCCTACGTGCGCGGCCCGGACGGGATCGTCGTCGCGGTCGCCGAACGGGTCCAGCAGACCGGGGACCGATGA
- a CDS encoding HNH endonuclease signature motif containing protein, which produces MSADAVLSFAENQHAARLTAERAILEAAYQWAVLHSPDALPASDRRGRERAKPAGAVGTPRITEHAAATFGARIQTSPYGAKRLIADAVDLVHRLPKLWAGVQAGKVRSTHARHVADATRELSAEEAGWVDAEVVEIADGRLAWTRFEAIVEGKVAAASPELARAKEEAAAKDNYVRVSRINKHGKATLTFHTDAALILGSNAGVTAVAKGLEDQMPDATKNERRVAALALLTNPQAHVDLSVGPVKPKVEIVLHCTPDSAIARMEGHGPLTIEYVRHLVAHYASCVKVQPVIDLNQGAAVDAYEIPHRLREAVHLIHPGDTFPFAANLSRKVDLDHQIPYAEGGTTSTDNLGPLTRTHHRIKTHAGWEVRQPFPGIVIWRDPHGAHYLVDQTGTRRVTATRRDRTPPRPDHYTRDVIVCDLTA; this is translated from the coding sequence ATGTCCGCCGACGCTGTGCTGTCGTTCGCCGAGAACCAACACGCAGCACGGCTGACTGCGGAACGAGCGATCCTCGAAGCCGCCTACCAATGGGCAGTCCTGCACTCGCCCGACGCCCTGCCGGCGTCGGACCGTCGCGGACGTGAGCGGGCCAAGCCTGCTGGTGCCGTGGGTACGCCGCGGATCACCGAGCACGCCGCGGCGACCTTCGGCGCCCGCATCCAGACGTCACCGTACGGCGCGAAGAGGCTCATTGCGGACGCGGTCGACCTCGTCCACCGCCTCCCCAAGCTCTGGGCCGGCGTCCAAGCCGGGAAAGTGCGGTCCACGCATGCGCGTCATGTCGCCGACGCGACGCGTGAGCTGTCGGCTGAGGAGGCCGGGTGGGTGGACGCCGAGGTCGTCGAGATCGCCGACGGCCGGCTGGCCTGGACCCGGTTCGAAGCCATCGTGGAGGGCAAGGTCGCCGCCGCGTCCCCCGAGCTCGCCCGAGCCAAGGAAGAGGCTGCTGCGAAGGACAACTACGTCCGGGTCTCACGGATCAACAAGCACGGCAAGGCCACCCTGACGTTCCACACCGACGCGGCCCTCATCCTCGGCTCCAACGCCGGCGTCACAGCCGTGGCCAAAGGGCTCGAGGACCAGATGCCCGACGCCACCAAGAACGAGCGCCGCGTCGCCGCCCTCGCTCTCCTGACCAACCCTCAGGCCCACGTCGACCTGAGCGTGGGGCCGGTGAAGCCCAAGGTCGAGATCGTCCTGCACTGCACCCCCGACTCCGCCATCGCACGGATGGAGGGCCACGGCCCGCTCACGATCGAGTACGTCCGCCACCTCGTCGCCCACTACGCGAGCTGCGTCAAGGTCCAGCCGGTCATCGACCTCAACCAGGGCGCCGCCGTCGACGCCTACGAGATCCCGCACCGGCTCCGCGAGGCCGTGCACCTCATCCACCCCGGCGACACCTTCCCCTTCGCCGCGAACCTGTCCCGCAAGGTCGACCTGGACCACCAGATCCCCTACGCCGAGGGCGGCACCACCTCGACCGACAACCTGGGGCCGTTGACGAGGACTCACCACCGGATCAAGACCCACGCCGGCTGGGAGGTCCGACAACCCTTCCCCGGGATCGTCATCTGGCGAGACCCACACGGGGCCCACTACCTGGTCGACCAGACCGGAACACGACGAGTCACCGCCACCCGGCGGGACCGGACTCCACCACGCCCCGACCACTACACCCGCGACGTCATCGTCTGCGACCTCACCGCCTGA